A single window of Achromobacter xylosoxidans DNA harbors:
- a CDS encoding TonB-dependent siderophore receptor, with protein sequence MPSVPLLRHSAKPAPLARAVVIALTALGALGATPSAQAQAVSSAQASRHYDVPPGPLGLALSRFAAQAGVVLSFDATLTQGRQSAGLQGDYGVAAGLAAMLSGTGLEAVNQGGNRYGLRAANAQTLAPVEVLGAREPTPSEGTDSYTVGVSNTATRLPMTLRETPQSVSVMTRQRLTDQGLNTLEDAIVNTPGLTFKKKGSADDNEKGLYARGMEITNMQVDGVPTHKDFNALGLDTALYDRIEVVRGSTGLLSGAGNPAASINLVRKRPTREFEAGVGASVGSWDYRRTEFDLGSPLDASGKLRGRLVGAWQEGGSFIDRVKQDSQLLYGVIEADLSERTLLTLGAEYQRKKCTACSYFGFPAYYADGSKTDFRQRFNSATNWSRQERTRYNVFATLDHEFSSSWKGSLTLSRTGDDNDRTYGWFSSNGWANPQTGQGASVWVAKWPIPKTQNALDASLSGAFDALGRRHDLVLGVSLSRTRGDYDTYPLWTAPGYDPVIPDVRAWDGDMPQPQWQATGKRYYTEKQNAVYGALRLRPTDALSLVLGSRITWRDQQASYTYNDGSAYPDNMREQGVYTPYAGLVYDLTPTLSAYASYTSIFLPQQAQTVSGSGIAPIKGNTYEIGLKSAWLDGRLNGALALFRTRQDNYAMVDGDKLAPNGDSAYVAANGAVLRGVEAELSGELAPGWQMQLSYAYVDRRLPTGFSTQVGLPRHIAKLYTTYRLPGDWSALTVGGGVRWESQSGFTSRGPGGQQLDSSQSGYALLDLMARYQFNRQWSATLNLNNVLDKKYYASTNIYSNYYGAPFGAMLGVNYRY encoded by the coding sequence GGCGTCGCGCCACTATGATGTGCCGCCCGGCCCGCTGGGCCTGGCCCTGAGCCGGTTCGCCGCCCAGGCCGGGGTGGTGCTGTCGTTCGATGCCACGCTCACCCAGGGCCGCCAGAGCGCCGGCCTGCAGGGCGACTATGGCGTGGCTGCGGGCCTGGCGGCGATGCTGTCGGGCACCGGGCTGGAGGCCGTCAATCAGGGCGGCAACCGCTATGGCCTGCGCGCCGCCAATGCGCAGACCCTGGCGCCGGTCGAAGTGCTGGGCGCGCGCGAACCCACGCCCAGCGAAGGCACCGATTCGTATACGGTCGGCGTATCGAACACCGCCACCCGGCTGCCGATGACGCTGCGCGAGACGCCGCAGTCGGTCTCGGTGATGACGCGCCAGCGGCTCACCGACCAGGGCCTGAACACGCTGGAAGACGCCATCGTCAACACCCCGGGCCTGACCTTCAAGAAGAAGGGCTCGGCCGACGACAACGAGAAGGGCCTGTATGCGCGCGGCATGGAGATCACCAACATGCAGGTCGACGGCGTGCCGACCCACAAGGACTTCAATGCCCTGGGGCTGGACACGGCGCTGTATGACCGCATCGAAGTGGTGCGCGGCTCCACCGGCCTGCTGAGCGGGGCAGGCAACCCGGCCGCCTCCATCAACCTGGTGCGCAAGCGACCGACCCGCGAATTCGAGGCCGGCGTCGGCGCCAGCGTCGGATCGTGGGACTACCGGCGCACCGAGTTCGACCTGGGCAGCCCGCTGGATGCGTCGGGCAAGCTGCGCGGGCGGCTGGTGGGCGCCTGGCAGGAGGGCGGCTCGTTCATCGACCGCGTCAAGCAGGATTCGCAACTGCTGTATGGCGTCATCGAGGCGGACCTGTCCGAGCGCACCCTGCTGACCCTGGGCGCGGAATACCAGCGCAAGAAGTGCACGGCGTGCTCGTACTTCGGCTTTCCCGCGTACTACGCCGATGGCTCCAAGACCGACTTCCGGCAACGGTTCAATTCCGCCACCAACTGGAGCCGCCAGGAACGCACGCGCTACAACGTCTTCGCCACGCTCGACCACGAGTTCTCGTCATCATGGAAGGGGTCGCTGACGCTGTCGCGCACCGGCGACGACAACGACCGCACCTATGGCTGGTTCAGCAGCAACGGCTGGGCCAACCCGCAGACCGGGCAGGGCGCCTCGGTCTGGGTCGCCAAATGGCCGATCCCCAAGACCCAGAACGCGCTGGACGCCAGCCTGAGCGGCGCGTTCGACGCGCTGGGCCGCCGCCACGACCTGGTGCTGGGCGTGAGCCTGTCGCGCACCCGGGGCGACTACGACACCTATCCGCTGTGGACCGCGCCCGGCTATGACCCGGTCATCCCGGACGTGCGCGCCTGGGATGGCGACATGCCGCAACCCCAATGGCAGGCGACCGGCAAGCGCTACTACACCGAGAAGCAGAACGCGGTCTATGGCGCATTGCGCCTGCGCCCGACCGACGCGCTGTCGCTGGTGCTGGGTTCGCGGATCACCTGGCGGGACCAGCAGGCCTCGTACACCTACAACGACGGCTCGGCCTATCCGGACAACATGCGCGAGCAGGGCGTGTACACGCCGTATGCTGGCCTGGTCTACGACCTGACGCCGACGCTGTCCGCCTATGCCAGCTACACCAGCATCTTCCTGCCGCAGCAGGCGCAGACCGTGTCGGGCAGCGGCATTGCGCCGATCAAGGGCAACACCTACGAAATCGGCCTGAAGAGCGCCTGGCTGGACGGCCGCCTGAACGGCGCGCTGGCGCTGTTCCGCACCCGCCAGGACAACTACGCCATGGTCGACGGCGACAAGCTGGCGCCCAATGGCGACAGCGCCTACGTCGCCGCCAACGGCGCCGTGCTGCGCGGCGTCGAAGCCGAGCTCAGCGGCGAACTCGCGCCCGGTTGGCAGATGCAGCTGTCGTACGCCTACGTCGATCGCCGCCTGCCGACGGGCTTCTCGACCCAGGTCGGGCTGCCGCGCCACATCGCCAAGCTGTACACCACCTACCGCCTGCCGGGCGACTGGAGCGCCCTGACCGTGGGCGGCGGGGTGCGCTGGGAAAGCCAGAGCGGTTTCACCAGCCGCGGCCCGGGCGGCCAGCAATTGGACTCGTCGCAGAGCGGCTACGCCCTGCTGGACCTGATGGCGCGCTACCAGTTCAACCGCCAGTGGTCGGCCACGCTGAACCTGAACAACGTGCTGGACAAGAAGTACTACGCCAGCACCAACATCTACAGCAACTACTACGGCGCGCCGTTCGGCGCGATGCTGGGGGTGAACTACCGGTATTGA
- a CDS encoding ABC transporter substrate-binding protein: MMPRFPFLARLATAGIALLLASAGQAAETSTDGLTLGPADSKHVLVLHASNSVQVFRGVLEDFSQLNPDVRLEYTELSTQALYAEVATRAAQAPREKAGPDLVISSAMDLQTKLVNDGHAQPHVSPDTRALPAWANWRDEVFSIGTDPIVMVYDTRRLDAARVPRTRRELLALLQAPDQPLAGRISTYDVEGSGIGYLAATQDARLDSLAGALLAAFGRNGVGVHESTEHALDKLERGEITLAYNLLESYTRHRIDQGAPLAIIYPQDYTLMLSRSAIIPRQAPRPDLGARFLDYLLSPRGQDMIARQSGMRPVSASVVPAAGVRPVALGVGLLVYLDPLKKRHFLEVWRAAAQPPRQAD, from the coding sequence ATGATGCCTAGATTTCCATTCCTCGCGCGCCTGGCAACGGCCGGCATTGCCCTGCTCCTGGCCAGCGCTGGCCAGGCCGCCGAGACCAGCACCGACGGCCTGACGCTGGGCCCGGCCGACAGCAAACACGTGCTGGTGCTGCACGCCTCCAACAGCGTGCAGGTGTTTCGCGGCGTGCTGGAGGACTTCAGCCAGCTCAACCCCGACGTGCGCCTGGAATACACGGAGCTGTCGACCCAGGCCCTGTATGCCGAAGTCGCCACCCGCGCCGCGCAGGCGCCGCGCGAGAAGGCCGGCCCCGACCTGGTCATCAGCAGCGCCATGGACCTGCAGACCAAGCTGGTCAACGACGGCCATGCCCAGCCGCACGTTTCGCCGGATACCCGCGCCCTGCCCGCCTGGGCCAACTGGCGCGACGAGGTCTTCAGCATCGGCACCGACCCCATCGTCATGGTCTACGACACCCGCCGCCTGGACGCTGCGCGCGTGCCGCGCACGCGCCGTGAGTTGCTGGCGCTGTTGCAGGCGCCCGACCAGCCGCTGGCCGGCCGGATTTCGACCTACGACGTCGAAGGCAGCGGCATCGGCTACCTGGCCGCCACCCAGGACGCGCGCCTGGACAGCCTGGCCGGCGCGCTGCTGGCCGCCTTCGGCCGCAACGGCGTCGGCGTGCACGAGTCGACCGAACACGCGCTCGACAAGCTCGAACGCGGCGAAATCACGCTGGCCTACAACCTGCTGGAGTCATACACCCGTCACCGCATCGACCAGGGCGCGCCGCTGGCCATCATTTACCCGCAGGACTACACCCTGATGCTGTCGCGCTCGGCCATCATCCCGCGCCAGGCCCCGCGCCCCGACCTGGGCGCGCGCTTCCTCGACTACCTGCTGTCGCCGCGCGGCCAGGACATGATCGCGCGCCAATCCGGCATGCGGCCGGTCAGCGCCTCGGTCGTGCCGGCCGCCGGCGTGCGGCCGGTGGCGTTGGGCGTGGGGTTGCTGGTGTACCTGGATCCGCTCAAGAAACGGCATTTCCTCGAAGTATGGCGGGCAGCGGCACAGCCGCCGCGCCAGGCGGACTGA
- a CDS encoding sensor histidine kinase translates to MPTPTRRRGTEPVPSRRISVRRRLLAMLLALFVVGLGTLYLLVRGYAQQTADTTYDQLLRASVLSMADSLQLVQGEWQMDMPYAALALLEQAPRDRVFYRVAAADGALISGYADLPAPPAHGADANANADTQLFTATYQDQPVRVAWMERKIAGPRATETALIQVAQTREARNALAASILWQGTLTLIGFTAAALALAYWGLQRSLSPIQRIERELAARSAADLHPIAAPVPEELDTLVHSLDGFMARLSENLDTLRLFIAEAAHQLRTPLAALHAQMEVALDEEDPAEQRRSLLAVLRNAEKLSRLVNQLLSDASVIHRSNVRKFGPVDLAELLSQAVYDTVPQADPQPDVRLQLPDAQEGAPPRIAGDSLMLREAFKNLIDNALRHGASADGHIDVRLERDDAGWRITVADQGPGIPAALAQSAFERFSRGPNPRTPGAGLGLSIIKRVVDIHHGRLSLSNRPGGGLEAVVLLPASAHDA, encoded by the coding sequence ATGCCGACGCCGACGCGGCGCCGCGGGACTGAGCCGGTGCCGTCCCGCCGCATTTCCGTGCGCCGGCGCCTGCTGGCGATGCTGCTGGCGCTGTTCGTGGTGGGGTTGGGCACGCTGTACCTGCTGGTGCGCGGCTATGCGCAGCAGACGGCCGACACCACCTACGACCAACTGCTGCGGGCCTCGGTGCTGTCGATGGCGGACAGCCTGCAGCTGGTACAGGGCGAGTGGCAGATGGACATGCCGTACGCCGCCCTCGCGCTGTTGGAACAGGCGCCGCGCGACCGTGTGTTCTACCGCGTGGCAGCGGCCGATGGCGCGCTGATTTCCGGCTACGCCGACCTGCCTGCCCCGCCTGCTCACGGCGCCGACGCCAACGCCAACGCCGACACGCAACTGTTCACCGCCACCTACCAGGACCAGCCGGTGCGGGTGGCGTGGATGGAGCGCAAGATCGCCGGCCCGCGCGCCACCGAGACGGCGCTGATCCAGGTCGCGCAGACGCGCGAAGCGCGCAACGCGCTGGCCGCGAGCATCCTGTGGCAGGGCACGCTGACGCTGATCGGTTTCACCGCCGCGGCGCTGGCGCTGGCCTACTGGGGCCTGCAGCGCTCGCTGTCGCCGATCCAGCGCATCGAGCGCGAACTGGCCGCGCGCAGCGCCGCCGACCTGCATCCGATCGCCGCGCCCGTGCCCGAGGAGCTGGACACGCTGGTGCATTCGCTCGACGGCTTCATGGCGCGGCTGTCCGAGAACCTCGACACCCTGCGCCTGTTCATCGCCGAGGCCGCGCACCAGCTGCGCACGCCGCTGGCGGCGCTGCACGCGCAGATGGAAGTGGCGCTGGACGAAGAAGACCCGGCCGAACAGCGCCGCAGCCTGCTGGCGGTGCTGCGCAATGCCGAGAAGCTGTCGCGGCTGGTGAACCAGCTGCTCAGCGACGCCAGCGTCATCCACCGCAGCAACGTGCGCAAGTTCGGTCCCGTGGACCTGGCCGAGCTGCTTTCGCAGGCCGTCTACGACACCGTGCCGCAGGCCGACCCGCAGCCCGATGTGCGGCTGCAACTGCCCGACGCGCAAGAGGGCGCGCCGCCCCGCATCGCGGGCGACAGCCTGATGCTGCGCGAGGCCTTCAAGAACCTGATCGACAATGCCCTGCGCCATGGCGCCTCGGCGGATGGCCACATCGACGTGCGGCTCGAACGCGACGACGCCGGCTGGCGCATCACCGTGGCCGACCAGGGGCCCGGCATCCCCGCCGCGCTGGCGCAAAGCGCCTTCGAGCGTTTCTCGCGCGGCCCCAACCCGCGCACGCCCGGCGCCGGCCTGGGGCTGTCCATCATCAAGCGCGTGGTCGACATCCACCACGGTCGGCTCAGTCTCAGCAATCGCCCCGGCGGCGGCCTCGAAGCCGTCGTCCTCCTGCCCGCCAGCGCCCATGATGCCTAG
- a CDS encoding response regulator transcription factor, which produces MRILVIEDDEDLADALVRRLRRLGHAVDCQKDGLSADGVLQYETFDLVILDIGLPRMSGFEILHRLRDRGSKTPVLALTARIDIEDRVHALDTGADDYLAKPFDFRELEARCRALLRRPSVQAAGVLRFGDLVIDSAARQVSLAGQRIDLPKREYSLLEILLAGMNRAVSKAEIANKLFAFDDDAAPNAIEVYIARLRRKLEGSPLRIETQRGTGYLLKAVEDADADAAPRD; this is translated from the coding sequence ATGCGGATTCTGGTGATCGAAGATGATGAGGACCTGGCCGACGCGCTTGTGCGTCGGCTGCGTCGTCTTGGGCATGCCGTCGATTGCCAGAAGGATGGGTTGAGCGCGGATGGGGTGTTGCAGTACGAGACCTTCGATCTGGTGATCCTGGATATCGGGTTGCCGCGCATGTCGGGGTTCGAGATCCTGCATCGGTTGCGGGATCGGGGCAGCAAGACGCCGGTGCTGGCGCTGACGGCGCGCATCGATATCGAGGATCGGGTGCATGCGCTGGATACGGGGGCCGATGATTACCTGGCCAAGCCGTTCGACTTCCGCGAACTGGAAGCGCGCTGCCGGGCGTTGCTGCGGCGGCCCAGCGTGCAGGCGGCAGGGGTGTTGCGGTTTGGCGATCTGGTGATCGACAGCGCGGCGCGGCAGGTCAGCCTGGCGGGGCAGCGCATCGATCTGCCCAAGCGGGAGTACAGCCTGCTCGAGATCCTGCTGGCCGGCATGAACCGCGCGGTGAGCAAGGCCGAGATCGCCAACAAACTCTTCGCGTTCGATGATGATGCCGCGCCCAATGCCATCGAGGTCTACATCGCGCGCTTGCGCAGGAAGCTGGAAGGCTCGCCGCTGCGCATCGAGACGCAGCGCGGCACCGGCTACCTGCTGAAGGCGGTCGAGGATGCCGACGCCGACGCGGCGCCGCGGGACTGA
- a CDS encoding CitMHS family transporter: MLLTLLGFGMVITFMTLIMTKRLSPLVALILVPIIFALLGGFGAGIDKMMLDGIRKIAPTGVMLMFAILYFGVMIDAGLFDPIVGRILRAVKGDPLKIVVGTTVLALVISLDGDGSTTYMIVVASMLPLYRRLKMNALSMTCLAMLASGVMNLTPWGGPTARAASALHVDAGDIFVPLVPVMGVAIVAILLLAVFLGLRERRRLGVLSLPDGAALQAGYDEDGPKNLPEIEVDHDLRRPKLLWVNAGLTLALMVSLVMGVLPLPVLFMIAFAVALIINYPNLAEQRRRVAQHAGNVLSVVSLIFAAGIFTGILSGTGMVEAMSRSLLAVIPDALGPYLAGITALVSLPFTFFMSNDAFYFGVLPILSEAAQGYGISPVEMARASLIGQPVHLLSPLVPSTYLLVGLAGVEFGDHQRYALKWATMVCLVMLAAALAFGLFPLVGAVA; encoded by the coding sequence ATGCTATTGACCCTGCTTGGCTTCGGCATGGTGATCACGTTCATGACGCTGATCATGACCAAGCGCCTCTCGCCCCTGGTGGCGCTCATCCTTGTTCCGATCATCTTCGCCCTGCTCGGCGGCTTCGGCGCCGGCATCGACAAGATGATGCTCGACGGCATCCGCAAGATCGCGCCCACCGGCGTCATGCTGATGTTCGCCATCCTCTACTTCGGCGTGATGATCGACGCCGGCCTGTTCGACCCCATCGTCGGCCGCATCCTGCGCGCGGTGAAGGGCGATCCGCTCAAGATCGTGGTCGGCACCACCGTGCTGGCGCTGGTCATCTCGCTGGACGGCGACGGCTCCACCACCTACATGATCGTGGTGGCCTCGATGCTGCCGCTGTATCGCCGCCTGAAGATGAACGCGCTGTCCATGACCTGTCTGGCGATGCTGGCCAGCGGCGTCATGAACCTGACGCCGTGGGGCGGACCGACCGCGCGCGCCGCCAGCGCGCTGCACGTGGACGCCGGCGACATCTTCGTGCCGCTGGTGCCGGTGATGGGCGTGGCCATCGTCGCGATCCTGTTGCTGGCCGTCTTCCTGGGCCTGCGCGAACGCCGCCGCCTGGGCGTGCTGTCGCTGCCCGACGGCGCCGCGCTGCAGGCCGGCTACGACGAGGACGGCCCCAAGAACCTGCCCGAGATCGAAGTCGACCACGACCTGCGCCGCCCCAAGCTGCTGTGGGTCAACGCCGGCCTGACGCTGGCGCTGATGGTGAGCCTGGTGATGGGCGTGCTGCCGCTGCCGGTGCTGTTCATGATCGCCTTCGCGGTCGCGCTGATCATCAACTACCCGAACCTGGCCGAGCAGCGCCGCCGCGTGGCGCAGCATGCCGGCAACGTGCTGTCGGTGGTGTCGCTGATCTTCGCGGCGGGCATCTTCACCGGCATCCTGTCGGGCACGGGCATGGTCGAAGCCATGTCGCGCAGCCTGCTGGCGGTGATCCCCGACGCGCTCGGGCCGTATCTGGCCGGCATCACCGCGCTGGTCAGCCTGCCGTTCACCTTCTTCATGTCGAACGACGCCTTCTACTTCGGCGTGCTGCCGATCCTGAGCGAAGCGGCGCAGGGCTATGGCATCTCGCCGGTGGAAATGGCGCGCGCGTCGCTGATCGGCCAGCCGGTGCACCTGCTCAGTCCGCTGGTGCCCTCGACCTACCTGCTGGTGGGCCTGGCGGGCGTGGAGTTCGGCGATCACCAGCGCTATGCGCTCAAGTGGGCCACGATGGTGTGCCTGGTGATGCTGGCGGCCGCGCTGGCGTTCGGTCTGTTCCCCCTGGTCGGCGCCGTCGCCTGA
- a CDS encoding SDR family oxidoreductase: MALRIAYVTSGMGHTGTAICQALHQAGHRVIAGCGPRSSRKDHWLKEQKSLGYDFIASEGDATDWASTEAAFAKVRREVGEIDVLVNNAGAMLDMRFRQMSQADWSAVLRSNLDTLFNSTKQVVDSMADRGWGRIINIGSVAAEKGQIGQINYATAKGAVIGFTRSLAQEVAARGVTVNLVSPGFIADDTVKAFPPALLDRIIESVPVGRLGTAQDLAGLCAWLASDQAAFVTGANYAINGGVYMS, translated from the coding sequence ATGGCTTTGCGCATTGCCTACGTCACCAGCGGGATGGGCCACACCGGCACCGCGATCTGCCAGGCGCTGCACCAAGCGGGCCACCGCGTCATCGCCGGCTGCGGGCCGCGCTCGTCGCGCAAGGACCACTGGCTGAAGGAACAGAAGTCGCTGGGCTACGACTTCATCGCCTCCGAAGGCGACGCCACCGACTGGGCCTCGACCGAGGCGGCCTTCGCCAAGGTGCGGCGCGAGGTCGGCGAGATCGACGTGCTGGTCAACAACGCCGGCGCCATGCTCGACATGCGCTTTCGCCAGATGAGCCAGGCCGACTGGTCGGCGGTGCTGCGCAGCAACCTGGACACGCTGTTCAACAGCACCAAGCAGGTGGTCGACAGCATGGCCGACCGCGGCTGGGGCCGCATCATCAACATCGGCTCGGTGGCGGCCGAGAAGGGCCAGATCGGCCAGATCAACTACGCCACCGCCAAGGGCGCGGTGATCGGCTTCACCCGCTCGCTGGCGCAGGAAGTGGCGGCGCGCGGCGTCACCGTCAACCTGGTGTCGCCGGGCTTCATCGCCGACGACACCGTCAAGGCGTTCCCGCCGGCGCTGCTGGACCGCATCATCGAAAGCGTGCCGGTGGGCCGCCTGGGCACCGCCCAGGACCTGGCCGGCCTGTGCGCCTGGCTGGCGTCGGACCAGGCGGCGTTCGTGACCGGCGCGAACTATGCGATCAACGGCGGCGTGTACATGAGTTGA
- a CDS encoding SDR family oxidoreductase, whose amino-acid sequence MHQLTGKVAIITGASSGIGYEAAKLFAREGASLVVVARRQAELEHLVAAIEADGGHAVPLAGDVRDEAVAEAAVTLAERRFGGLDIAFNNAGMTGDALPLHQVPPDAWRQILDTNLSSAFLGARHQIPAMLRRGGGSLVFTSTFVGHTAGFPGMGAYAASKAGLIGLTQAIAAEYGAQGIRANALLPGGTDTPMGRASMDSPEARRYIESLHALKRLASPAEIARSALYLASDASSFTTGTALLVDGGVSINRG is encoded by the coding sequence ATGCATCAACTGACCGGCAAAGTCGCCATCATCACCGGCGCCAGCTCGGGCATCGGCTACGAAGCGGCAAAGCTGTTCGCCCGCGAGGGCGCCAGCCTGGTGGTGGTGGCGCGGCGCCAGGCCGAACTGGAACACCTGGTCGCGGCCATCGAAGCCGATGGCGGCCACGCCGTGCCGCTGGCCGGCGATGTGCGCGACGAGGCCGTCGCCGAGGCCGCCGTCACCCTCGCCGAGCGTCGCTTCGGCGGACTGGACATCGCCTTCAACAACGCCGGCATGACCGGCGACGCCCTGCCCCTGCACCAGGTTCCGCCCGACGCATGGCGCCAGATCCTGGACACCAACCTGAGCAGCGCCTTCCTCGGCGCGCGCCACCAGATCCCGGCGATGCTGCGGCGGGGCGGCGGCTCGCTGGTTTTCACGTCCACCTTCGTCGGCCACACGGCGGGCTTTCCCGGCATGGGCGCCTATGCCGCCAGCAAGGCCGGCCTGATCGGCCTGACCCAGGCGATCGCCGCCGAATATGGCGCCCAGGGCATCCGCGCCAACGCCCTGCTGCCAGGCGGCACCGACACGCCGATGGGCCGCGCCTCGATGGACTCGCCCGAGGCGCGCCGCTACATTGAGAGCCTGCACGCGCTCAAGCGCCTGGCCAGCCCCGCCGAGATCGCCCGCTCCGCCCTGTACCTGGCGTCGGACGCGTCCAGCTTCACCACCGGCACGGCACTGCTGGTGGATGGCGGGGTATCGATCAATCGGGGGTGA
- a CDS encoding symmetrical bis(5'-nucleosyl)-tetraphosphatase, with the protein MESIWVIGDVHGCRDSLDALLARPEIADDPRCRFWFVGDLVNRGPASAATLRRVRALGERATVVLGNHDLRALAVAAGCLRPGRRDTLDELLRARDATSLLDWLRRQPLLHAEAGHLLVHAGLYPRWDPATAMARAREVEALLRHPRWRQHLPRIRGPSPLSWRDTMSGAARLRFIVRAFTQMRLCRPDGTLAPHAKAAPGRWPSGMLPWFDVPGRQAGPAPVLFGHWATLGLLVRSDVVCLDTGCVSGGVLTALRLADRKLLQVGREALWPVPA; encoded by the coding sequence ATGGAATCGATCTGGGTGATCGGCGATGTGCATGGTTGCCGCGACTCCCTGGATGCCTTGCTGGCGCGTCCCGAGATCGCCGACGATCCGCGCTGCCGGTTCTGGTTCGTGGGCGACCTGGTCAACCGCGGGCCGGCGTCGGCCGCGACATTGCGGCGGGTCAGGGCGCTGGGCGAGCGCGCCACCGTCGTGCTCGGCAATCACGACCTGCGGGCGCTGGCGGTCGCCGCCGGCTGCCTGCGGCCGGGCCGCCGCGATACGCTGGACGAGCTGCTGCGCGCGCGCGACGCCACGTCGCTGCTGGACTGGCTGCGCCGGCAGCCGTTGCTGCACGCCGAAGCCGGCCACCTGCTGGTGCACGCCGGCCTCTATCCGCGCTGGGATCCTGCCACGGCGATGGCGCGCGCGCGAGAGGTCGAGGCGTTGCTGCGCCATCCGCGCTGGCGCCAGCACCTGCCGCGGATCCGGGGGCCGTCGCCGCTGTCCTGGCGCGACACGATGTCGGGCGCGGCCAGGCTGAGGTTCATTGTCCGGGCGTTCACCCAGATGCGGCTCTGCCGCCCCGACGGCACATTGGCGCCGCACGCCAAGGCCGCGCCGGGACGCTGGCCATCCGGCATGCTGCCCTGGTTCGACGTCCCGGGCCGGCAGGCGGGGCCGGCTCCAGTCCTTTTTGGCCACTGGGCAACGCTGGGATTGCTGGTGCGGTCGGACGTGGTGTGCCTGGATACCGGGTGCGTATCCGGCGGCGTATTGACAGCCCTGCGCCTGGCTGACCGCAAGTTGCTTCAGGTGGGGCGCGAGGCGTTGTGGCCCGTGCCTGCCTGA
- a CDS encoding response regulator — MPPRPLTILLADDNRDAVETLAEILRLDHHQVHTALEGRTALALAQAHRPDIVLLDISMPELDGYTLCQRLRREPWAAGLVIVALSGYGSPQDLERGRIAGFDRYFTKPADPGELLDYLNRCAGHIQAGTGHNASRPT, encoded by the coding sequence ATGCCACCGCGGCCTTTGACCATCCTGCTGGCCGACGACAATCGGGACGCTGTCGAAACCCTGGCGGAAATCCTCAGGCTTGACCACCACCAGGTCCATACCGCGCTCGAAGGGCGCACGGCCCTCGCCCTGGCGCAGGCGCACCGGCCGGACATCGTCCTGCTCGACATCAGCATGCCGGAACTGGACGGCTACACCCTTTGCCAACGGCTGCGGCGCGAACCCTGGGCAGCAGGCTTGGTGATCGTCGCGCTCAGCGGCTACGGCAGCCCGCAAGACCTCGAGCGCGGACGCATCGCCGGCTTCGACCGCTATTTCACCAAGCCTGCCGATCCCGGCGAACTGCTGGACTATCTGAATCGCTGCGCCGGCCACATTCAGGCAGGCACGGGCCACAACGCCTCGCGCCCCACCTGA
- the galU gene encoding UTP--glucose-1-phosphate uridylyltransferase GalU codes for MLPIRKAVFPVAGLGTRFLPATKAMPKEMLPIVDRPLIQYAVEEAVAAGITELIFVTGRNKRAIEDHFDRVPELERDLELKNKAVLLDSVRNVIPETVKCVYTRQPAALGLGHAVLCAASIVGNEPFAVLLADDMIDAETPVIGEMMKVAREFDGSVIAVQKVPPAHTHQYGIVSGAQASYGVLRLTGIVEKPRPEDAPTDLGVVGRYILDPAIFPALQATRPGVGGEIQLTDAIAALLERGRVFGYQYEGQRYDCGSKEGFYRATMEMGRKYHGLG; via the coding sequence ATGCTTCCCATACGCAAAGCGGTTTTCCCCGTTGCTGGCCTCGGCACGCGCTTTCTGCCCGCGACCAAGGCCATGCCCAAAGAAATGCTGCCCATCGTCGACCGGCCGCTCATCCAATATGCCGTCGAGGAGGCGGTGGCCGCCGGCATTACGGAGCTGATCTTCGTGACCGGCCGCAACAAGCGCGCCATCGAAGACCATTTCGACCGCGTGCCGGAACTGGAGCGTGACCTTGAACTGAAGAACAAGGCCGTGCTGCTCGATAGCGTGCGCAATGTCATTCCGGAAACCGTGAAGTGCGTCTATACCCGCCAGCCCGCCGCCCTGGGACTGGGCCACGCCGTGCTGTGCGCCGCCTCGATCGTGGGCAATGAGCCGTTCGCGGTGCTGCTGGCGGACGACATGATCGACGCCGAAACGCCCGTCATCGGCGAGATGATGAAGGTGGCGCGGGAGTTCGACGGCAGCGTGATCGCGGTGCAGAAGGTGCCGCCGGCCCACACCCATCAGTATGGGATCGTCTCCGGCGCGCAGGCCTCGTACGGGGTGCTGCGCCTGACCGGCATCGTCGAGAAGCCGCGGCCCGAAGACGCGCCGACCGACCTGGGCGTGGTGGGACGCTACATCCTCGATCCCGCCATCTTCCCGGCGTTGCAGGCGACCCGGCCGGGCGTCGGCGGCGAAATCCAGCTGACCGACGCCATCGCGGCCCTGCTCGAGCGGGGGCGCGTGTTTGGCTACCAGTACGAGGGTCAACGCTACGACTGTGGCAGCAAGGAGGGCTTCTACCGCGCCACCATGGAGATGGGCCGGAAGTATCACGGCCTGGGGTGA